The window GGGCTAGCCTGGAGCTGGAAAGCTTTTTAAGCCTCCTCAGGATCGCGGGTTGAGCCCAAGGGGGCTTTGGGCTACCCTTTACCTATGCGGCTTCATCCCCGCACCCAGGTTGCCCGGGAGAGCATCTTCCCCAAGATGAGCCAGCTTGCGGCCAGGCTCCAGGCGGTGAACCTGGGCCAGGGTTTTCCCTCTAACCCGCCGCCCGCCTTCCTCCTCGAGGCGGTGCGCAGGGCCCTGGGGCGCTACGACCAGTACGCTCCCCCGGCGGGGCTTGCCGTACTCAGGGAAGCCCTGGCGGAGGAGTTCGGGGTGGAGCCCGAGAACCTGGTGGTCACCTCCGGGGCCACGGAGGCCATCCACGTCCTCTTGCAAAGCCTAGCGGGTCCTGGGGACGAGGTGGTGGTGCTGGAGCCCTTCTTTGACGTGTACCTGCCCGATGCCTTCCTGGCCGGAGCCGAGGCCAAACTGGTGCGGCTTGCCCTGGGGGAGCAGGGTTTCCGCCTGGACCTCCCCGCCTTGGAGAGGGCCATCACCCCCCGCACCCGCCTTCTCCTGGTCAACGCCCCCATGAACCCCACGGGCCTGGTCTTCCGGGAGGAGGAGCTTAGGGCCCTGGCCGCCTTGGCCCAGAAGCATGACCTCTTTTTGGTCTCCGATGAGGTCTATGACGAGCTCTATTTCGGGGAGAGGCCAAGGCGCCTGAGGGAGTTTGCCCCCGAGCGCACCTTCACCGTGGGGAGCGCGGGGAAGCGCCTCGAGGCCACGGGGTATAGGGTGGGCTGGATCGTGGGGCCCAAGGAGTTCATGCCTATCCTGGCGGGGATGCGTCAGTGGACCAGCTTTTCCGCCCCAAGCCCCTTGCAGGCGGGGGTGGCGGAGGCCCTAAGGGTGGCGCGGGAGGAAGGGTTTTACGAGGCCCTGCGGGAGAGCTACCGAAAAAGGCGGGACCTGCTTCTTTCCGGGCTTAGGTCCATGGGCCTTAGGGCTTACGAGCCAGAAGGCACCTACTTCCTCATGGCCGAGCTTCCCGGATTTGACGCCTTCCAACTTGTGGAGGCGGCCAGGGTGGCCTTGATTCCCGCCAGCGCCTTCTTTCGGGAAGACCCCCCTCTTGGGCTTTTCCGCTTCGCCTTCTGCAAGAGCGAGGAGGAGATCTCCCTGGCCCTAGACCGCCTGGCCGCCGTGGTAAACTCCCCTGCGTGAAGCCAAAGGTGGTCCGATATCTGGACAAGGGCGAGTTTCCCGTGAGCGGGGAGGAGGCCTTGGCCCTTTACCGGGCCATGCGCCGGGCCCGGTTCTTCGACGAGAAGGCCTTGACCCTCCAGCGCCAGGGCCGGCTTGGGGTTTACGCCCCCTTTATGGGCCAGGAGGCGGCCCAGGTGGGGGTAGCCCTAGCCTTGGGGGATAGGGACTGGGTGGTGCCCAGCTACCGGGAGTCCGCCATGCTCCTGGCCCGGGGGCTTCCCATCCACGTCCTCCTCCTTTATTGGCGGGCCCACCCCGCGGGCTGGCGCTTCCCCGAGGGGGTCCGGGCGGTGAACCCCTACATCCCCATCGCCACCCAGATGCCCCAGGCGGTGGGCCTGGCCCTGGCGGGCCGGTACCGGGGGGAGGACTGGGTGGTGGCCACCTCCATCGGGGATGGGGGGACCAGCGAAGGGGATTTCCACGAGGGGTTGAACTTCGCCGCGGTCTTCAGCGCCCCGGTCCTTTTCCTGGTGCAGAACAACGGCTACGCCATCAGCGTGCCC is drawn from Thermus neutrinimicus and contains these coding sequences:
- a CDS encoding pyridoxal phosphate-dependent aminotransferase yields the protein MRLHPRTQVARESIFPKMSQLAARLQAVNLGQGFPSNPPPAFLLEAVRRALGRYDQYAPPAGLAVLREALAEEFGVEPENLVVTSGATEAIHVLLQSLAGPGDEVVVLEPFFDVYLPDAFLAGAEAKLVRLALGEQGFRLDLPALERAITPRTRLLLVNAPMNPTGLVFREEELRALAALAQKHDLFLVSDEVYDELYFGERPRRLREFAPERTFTVGSAGKRLEATGYRVGWIVGPKEFMPILAGMRQWTSFSAPSPLQAGVAEALRVAREEGFYEALRESYRKRRDLLLSGLRSMGLRAYEPEGTYFLMAELPGFDAFQLVEAARVALIPASAFFREDPPLGLFRFAFCKSEEEISLALDRLAAVVNSPA
- the pdhA gene encoding pyruvate dehydrogenase (acetyl-transferring) E1 component subunit alpha; amino-acid sequence: MKPKVVRYLDKGEFPVSGEEALALYRAMRRARFFDEKALTLQRQGRLGVYAPFMGQEAAQVGVALALGDRDWVVPSYRESAMLLARGLPIHVLLLYWRAHPAGWRFPEGVRAVNPYIPIATQMPQAVGLALAGRYRGEDWVVATSIGDGGTSEGDFHEGLNFAAVFSAPVLFLVQNNGYAISVPRHRQMRVDYIARRAEGYGIPGVVVDGNDAFAVYLEARKAVERARKGEGPTLLEALTYRLAPHTTSDDPSRYRTREEEEAWRSKDPILRLRKALEAAGLWDGDLEEALLGELEEEFTRELALADGAPEPGPETMVEHVYKEMGPDQKRAWEALKEGKHVEELW